One Anoplopoma fimbria isolate UVic2021 breed Golden Eagle Sablefish unplaced genomic scaffold, Afim_UVic_2022 Un_contig_12407_pilon_pilon, whole genome shotgun sequence genomic window, acaagaacaacaaaaaagttcAGTCTGGGTTCATGGGAAGAGTTTCACTGTTGGAGCCTGACGTGAGTCAGAGGAActgcagcatcatcatcaatgACCTCACTGAGTCAGACTCTGGATCATATCGGCTCAGAGTTAATGGTATCCGGAATGACACAAGTGATGGATTTACATTCCAGCTAAGATCCAATGTCTCTGTTAAAGGTATGAAGCGCTACAACAAATACATACTGTGAAGATGTTCATTCTATTCAACATATTTGCTGTATTTATAGTCTGAATGGagaattaaataatgtttggcATTTGTCGACCTCTGTGGGCAACAAATAGGAACTGCAGCAATTCCTGATACAACTCCTACTTATTGCCTCATCGAGATGTTTAACAAAGTATcagattgtttttgtcagaAGTTACATTTATCATGACCTTCAGCCTGATCACCTGATTCCACTCATTGACATCTCTCACTTTAGGTCTGACCCAGAAGCCCACAGTGATGGTTCCTCCTCTGACAGAGGGACAGCAGACCACACTGACCTGCACTGCTCCTGGTCTCTGCTCTGGATCTGATCCTAACGTCACCTGGAcgtggagaggagcaggagaaaagACCTCGCACATCACAGGAAACATCACTGCTTTCAAGACTGAGGATCTGACTGCtgtcacaaacagacacagctcaactttgacctttaacccttcaGCTGAACACCACGGCTCCAACGTCACCTGTAAGGTCAGCTTCACAAACATCATCACTACAGAAGAGACAGTGACTCTGAATGTGACCTGAGTATAGCACATACTGCACtttattattgcttttatttttacaatctaAAATATTTAGATACAGCTTTGCTGTATCTGTAAAAGATCTCAACTCCACCACTGTTGAGTTTGTCAGCAGCAATAAATTGGGGAAGTAAAAGAAAACCTCACAGTCAGAACAAAGGAGTTAAAAAGAGACGATAATTGTTTAAAGAACAATTTGTTGAGCTGATTTTATGAAAATTAATTTTATGTTGAACATTCTAGAAATATGAATCCTATCTAATAAACtacatgtacttttacttgtttctTATGGACTTCAGCTGTAATAGAAACCCCACTACCGGCCATCATTCGAATACTTTTTGGTATTTCAATTACAGCCAACAACGCTTAAATGGGAGTGTATAATTCACCTGTAGCCATTGAGTGTACAGCTTTAGTAACACTTAAAGAGTTATGAAATCTACATGATGTCATTTGTAACTGCAGATCAACATGGACCAGGTGCAGAGCTTCCCTGGATCGTCGTCGCTGTAGTTTCTCTCCTTCTGAATATCATCTGCATAATCCTCCTGATGTTCCTTTGGTATGTCAAGACTTCATGATCGTTCTGTTAATGCTGTTAAGACTTTTAGACAACAAATCatgtctcctctttcttctctctaaaGGAACACAAGGAAAAAGGTGAAACCAAACGAAGAGGACAGAACTTACATGTCACTGAAGAAAACAGACCAATCACCAGAGtatgatgttattttttaaccTCTTCACTAGCAAGTGTCAGCTTCACCTGAGTGTAGAACAAAATGGTGCTTCCATACTTCCATTCAACATGTGTATAATTTATGAAAATGGCATTTCTTAGagttctttttaatttaactgtacattttggaaatatttttttgcttttatttttaattcacattCCACTCAGTATTTTATTGGGCTGATGCTTATGATGATGTTTatcatgatttatgatttttatttgatttacatttatttagtcaCATATCACAACCAATAAAAAGTCATTACGGCTAGAGTACCAGACTAAATGGCACTTTTGTTACCAATCCATTATAAAGTAAAAGATAAAGCACCTAAGGTAACTGTTATAGTTGTTTAGGTATTCCTATAATGCATGAatattaattatcttttaaacCCACAACTTAAACTTGCTATTCAACACATAACTGATTACTGTTGTCGGTTCTTTCATACATGaccaatattattttaatttgatcatCATTACCCAACTGACACTGCCGATATTAGCCAGTATCACAGACCATTTACAGTAGGGCAAGTTTGATTGTGTACAATATGTACTGTGCATTATTTaagtaacataaaaataagCTATAAAGTGACAAATGTAATactatattaataatgataaaatataattagaTATTAGTTTcaataatcatcaataatcaatcattttataaGTATGCTTTGTGAGGTGCTTCCAAATAATATTGTTCAGTTTTTCCACCCTGAATTTACCAGTTTATGAGTAGCATgcattggattttttttaaatgtattcaaattagTAATTTGTTGACCAAAGGCCACCACTCTGGAACAATCTCCCTGAAGAGATCAGAATGGCGTGGTCCTCATCCTCTTTTTAATCCCTCATAAAAACTGTGTGCTTTCATAGGGTTTGCGGCCTGAGTTTCCCTTTTATCTGTTTAGTCACTACTTAAAACCTATAAAAAATACCAAGGCAGTCtcttaacattcattttttttcttttcgttcTATTGTTTAACTTACCCTTTCCCTTTTTTAGCTCCTTTGCAATATTTTATAACGTTTAAACGGTTTTATAATGTTGTTTCCATTGATTGTCTGccatttatatttctgtcttgtCAAGCCCTTTGTacctttgttttgaaaagtgctatataaattaaGTTCATAATATTACTAATTATTAGCATAATTGTTTTgctattattcttattcttcttcttcttcttcttcattattcttattattttattattattattattattattattattattattagtagtagtagaagtagtagtagtagtaaatactattattattatcaacatcCAAGACAGATTAATGGTATAAAAGCAGCATTCAATAATtcattataatgatgataattattattatataagtatTTGGTTGGTATCTGTATTTGCATGGTTCTGTACAtagtttttattctttgttctaCTCTGTTTATTGTTCTTTTGACTTGTGTTATGTTTAATTGCGCAATTTTTCTTGCTGCATTGAACCCTCAGGGCCACCGGATTTTAAAGTGACTAGCCAGGTAGTtggtacttgtttttttttttttttttttttcattctagctttgcatttttttgctttgtaatCCACAAATGATTTATGCTACATGTTGTCTTTTTGCTCCTCATGAATGACAAATGGTTTGTGAGTCTTGTATTtgaccttttctctcttctgtgtttttcccTACACCTTTCACTGCtggtaataacaataaaaaatgtgccCATTTCCTTTCAGTTATTTGACTATATGCCTTTACCTTTAAAGTGATTTTCAAGAATTCTGAGTATCATTTAGCTGTTTTCCATTTTATATACCTCAACTGAAGAGGTTATAAGGCCTTTATTTTAAACAGGTTTGTATTAGAGATGGGAATCTAACTTTAATTCACTGTGTTTGATGATATATTTGGCTTTATACAAGGC contains:
- the LOC129115773 gene encoding sialic acid-binding Ig-like lectin 14, encoding MFVLIWATLLFSVRDNNAVTGESVGEITRCDRGFCITLRRGEVTAEAGLCVVIPCSFTTDYRFTPQHMVWYKCEPSKYRCVDSDVILHTNKNNKKVQSGFMGRVSLLEPDVSQRNCSIIINDLTESDSGSYRLRVNGIRNDTSDGFTFQLRSNVSVKGLTQKPTVMVPPLTEGQQTTLTCTAPGLCSGSDPNVTWTWRGAGEKTSHITGNITAFKTEDLTAVTNRHSSTLTFNPSAEHHGSNVTCKVSFTNIITTEETVTLNVT